From a single Mus caroli chromosome X, CAROLI_EIJ_v1.1, whole genome shotgun sequence genomic region:
- the LOC110287507 gene encoding 60S ribosomal protein L39-like — MASHKTFRIKQFLAKKQKQNHPIPQWIRIKTGNKDRFNSKRRHWRRTKLGL, encoded by the coding sequence ATGGCTTCTCACAAGACTTTCAGAATCAAGCAATTCCtggccaagaaacaaaagcaaaatcaccCTATTCCTCAGTGGATCCGGATTAAAACTGGTAACAAAGACAGGTTCAACTCTAAGAGAAGACACTGGAGGAGAACGAAGCTGGGTCTGTAA